In the genome of Lysobacter sp. BMK333-48F3, the window TGCGGCTGGGCGCCGACCCTAACCGCGCCGCGCTGGGCGAAGGCAATCCGCTGATCGTCGCCGCCGGGCTCGGCGCGCAGCCGATCGTCGAACGCCTGATCGCCGCCGGCGCAGACGTCGACCGGGTGGTGACCTACGACGAGACCCCGCTGATCAACGCCGCCCGCGCCGGTCATCTGGCGACCGTCGACTACCTGGTCGCCCACGGCGCCGACGTCAACCTGGGCGTGGTCGCCGACGGTTGGCTGGGACGCTGGCGATCGCCGCTGAACCAGACCCGCGACCCGGCGGTGCGCGCCTATCTGCTCGAACGGGGTGCGGTCGCCGGCCGCCCCTGACCGGCGCGCCGGCGCCCCCGGCCATCCCGCTCCGCTCCACCCCTGCAGCGTCGGCTCTGCCGTGCGCACGGACGCGCCTGCGCCCGCGTCGGCCTTGGCCCGCGCGATCTCTGATTCAAAGCATCACTGATTCGAAGCACCGCTCATCCAAAGCATCACTCACTCAAAGGAAGACCGAGATGACCCGCCACCTGATGGCTTGCGCCCTGATCGCCTGCCTGCTCGCCGCTCCGGCCCGCGCGCAAGCGCCCACCGATCCCGAGCTGCGACGGCTGGCGGCGGCGATCGAGAACGGCCTGCGGCCCAGCGTGGCCAAGCCGGGCGTAGAAGTTCCGAGCTGGACCCTGCAGCAGCGCATGGCCCACTACAAAGTGCCCGGCGTCGCCATCGCCATCGTCAAGGACGGACGCCTGGCCTATGCCGCCGGCTATGGCGTGCGCGAAGCCGGCGGCGCCGACGCGGTGGACGCCGACACCCTGTTCTCGGTCGGCTCGGTCAGCAAGATGATCACCGCTGCGACCAGTCTGCGATTGGTGGCGCAAGGCAGGCTCGAACTCGACCGCGACGTCAACGGCTACCTGAAATCCTGGCGCATTCCGCAGGCGCCCGGCATCGCCGATCCCAAGGTCAGTCTGCGCATGCTGCTGTCGCACACCTCCGGCCTCAGCGTGCACGGCTTCGAGGACTATCTTCCCGGCGAGCCCCTGCCCAGCCTGGTGCAGACCCTGGACGGCGTCGCCCCGGCGAAAAACCAGCCGATCCGCTTGCAGCGCACGCCCGGCGCGCGCAGCGAGTACTCCGGCGGCGGCATCATGGTCGCGCAGCAGTTGATCGAAGACGTCGCCGGGCAGCCGCTGGACGCGGTCGCACGCGGCCAGGTGTTCGAGCCGCTGGGCATGCGCCGCAGCACCTTCCAGGATCCGCTGCAGGCAGGTCGCGACAACATCGCCAAGGCTCATGACCGCAACGGCGCGCTTGCCGCTCTGCCGCGCGGCTGGGAGTCGTTTCCCGAGCAGGCCGCCTCGGGCCTGTGGACCAGCGCCCACGACCTGGGCGCCTTCGTCGGCGCGCTGATCCGCAGCTACCGCGGCGAGGGTGGACTGCTGCCGCAGAGCCTCACGATCGAAATGATGACCGAGGTATCGCCGGGCACACGCGGCCTGGGGCCGGAACTGCTCGGCAGCGGCCGCGCGCGCCGGTTCACCCACAACGGCGACAACGAGAACTATCACGCGGTGATCGAGGGCTATCCCGAAACCGGCTACGGCTTCGCCATCCTCACCAACGGCAAGAACGCCAAGGGGCTGCGCGGAGAAATCCGCAACGCCATCTCCGATGCGCTCGCCGACGGGGTCAAGCCCTTGATCCGTCCGATCGCGCTGGAGCTCGGCGCGCCGGTCCAGGCCGCTTACGCCGGCAGCTATCGTCTCGACCCGGCGCTGCCGATGGACGTGCGCGGCGCGCTCGCCGACGGATTCGACTACCCGTCGCTGCAGGTGCGGGTCGCCGACGGCACCCTGGTCGTCGATCTGCCCGGAGGGCCGACCGCGGCGAGCCTGCTGCCGTTGAGCCCGAGCCGGTTCGCAGCTCCGGGCTTGAACGTCGAACTGGAGTTCCATCGCAACGCTCACGGGGCCGTGCACGCGGTCAGCGCGAGCGTCGGCAGCGCGCGCGCCTACTACCGCCGTGAGACCGCGTCCGCCGCTTCGCTCGGCCGCGGCCTGTAGCGGCCGCGACGCCGCTTGCGCGCATCCGCGGCCGGGCGGATGCGCGCGCGACTGCGCGCGTCGTACCTGCAGCTTGCCCCGCCGCGTGGTAAATAGGTTCGGCCCGACCGTTGTCGCGACCCTGAACGATTCGCCCGCATGAGCCGACCGCGTGCTTCCCAACCGACCCGCAAGGCCGGCGAGCCCCTGACCATGGCCGATCTGGCCGAACTGGCCGGGGTCTCGGCGATCACTGTCTCGCGCGCCTTGCGCGACAGTCCGCTGGTCAATCCCGAGACCCGTGCCCGGATCAAGCAATTGGCCGAGCAACAGGGCTACCAGTTCAACATCAGCGCGCGCAACCTGCGCCTGCGTCGCAGCATGACCGTGGCGGTGGTGGTGGAAATGAAGCCGACCGTGGAACGGCAGATGTCCGGCTCCTATCCGCTGGACCTGCTCGGCGGCATCAGCCAGGAGCTGACCTCGGCCGGCTACAGCGTGCTGCTGACCTCGCTGCAGGGCGGCTCGCTGCCCAGCGTACAGGCGGCCGACGGAGTGATCCTGCTCGGCCAGGGCGCGCACGAGGACGCCATGCACGAGGTCCAGCGCTGGGGTCGGCCGATGGTGGTGTGGGGCGCGGTCAGCCGCCACGAGACCCAGGTCGTGGTCGGCAGCGACAACCTGCGCGGCGGCAAGCTCGCCGCCGAGCGTTTCCTGGCCCTGGGCCGGCGCCGGCCGGTGTTCCTCGGCGACAGCGCCCACGGCGAGTTCGCCGAACGCCTGGAGGGCTTCGGTTCGACCCTGGCCGAGCACGGGATCGTGCCGCTGACCCCGCAAGTGGCCAATTTCACCGTCAGCGCCGGCGCCCAGGCGGTGCACAGCCTGCTCGACGAGCAGCCGCAGTTCGACGCCCTGTTCGCCGCCAGCGACCTGCTCGCGATCGGCGCGATCCGGGCCCTGATCGAGCGCGGCCGGCGCGTGCCCGAGGACGTGTCGGTGATCGGCTACGACGACACCCCGCTGGGCGCGACCTATCTGCCGCCGTTGACCTCGATCCACCAGAACTTCGTCGACGCCGGGGTGTTGCTGGCTCGCAAGATCCTGGCCTTGATCGAAGGCCGCCCGGCGCAGTCGGAGATCCTGCCGACCCACCTGGTCGCGCGGGTCACCTGAGCCGCGGCGGCGGCGCGCCGCGATGCGCGCCGGTCTCGCGCAGGGCGTGCGCTGGGTCATGCTGCGTCGCAGCGTGCACACTGCAATGCGACAGTCCGCATGCTGCGCAGCAGCATCGCGCTAAGCGATTGATCCGATTCGTCGGCATGCGCAGCGACGGCGCCCGCGCCGGGCTCGCTGCGCGCGTCGAAAGCACATTGAATCACAAGGTTGTTATCGATAACTTGACATCGATAACAGACGCTCTCTAGGGTCCGCGCAACGCCGCTCAAGGACCCGCCCCGCGTGACCCAGCCCCAAGCCCTGCCGTCCTCCCCCGACGCCGCCGCCGACGCCTGGCTGTTGCGCCAGCGCGGATTCGATCCGGCCCGGCGCCGCCGCGACGAGACCCTGTTCGCGCTCGCCAACGGTTCGCTGGGCGTGCGCGGCGGATTCGAGGAAGCCGACGGCGGCAGCGACGGCAGCTTCCTGGCCTCGGTCTACGAGAAGCACCCGATCCACTATCACGAACGCTTCCCCGGCTTCGCCCGCAATACCGACACCCGCCTGCCGGTCGCCGACGGCCAGCGCATCGCGGTCTGGCTCGGCGCCCAGCGCCTGGAGCCGGATCGGGCGCAATGGCTGGAGTTCGAACGCAGCCTCGACCTGCGCCGCGGCCGCAGCGCGCGCCGCCTGCGCCTGCGCACCGCGCAGGGCCAGACCGTGCAGATCCACGCCGAGCGCGTGCTGCCGTTCGACAGCGGCCACGAGGGCGTCGACCTGCTGGCGATCCGCTACCGGGTCGAATCGATCGACTACACCGGTCCGCTGAGCCTGGTCTCGGCGATCGAATGCGGCCACCAGGCCGCCGAACAGGGCGACGATCCGCGCATCGGCGTGGCTTCCGCGGAAGGCTTGAAGCTGCTCTCGGCGCATGCCGACACGCACGGCGCGCACGTGCTGCAATCGACCCGGCGCAGCAATCTGCGGGTGGTCTGCGCCCAGGGCCACCGCAGCGGCGCCGGACTCGACGCGGCCCAGGCCGAGGTCGACGGCGACGCGGTGCGGCAGCGCTACGAGGCGCAGTTGCAGCCGGGCCAGAGCGCGAGCCTGGAGAAGTTCGTCGCCTACCTCAGCCACAACGACGAAACCGGCCTGGTGCAGCGCGCCCAGCGCGCGCTCGAGGACGCGGCCGCGCTCGGCTTCGACGCCCTCGCCGCGCGCCAGGCCGCGGCGCTGGCGCGGTTCTGGGGCGGTGCCGAGCTGTCGATCGACGGCGACGCGGCGGCCGAGCAGGCGCTGCGCTTCAACCTGTTCCACCTGTTGCAGTCGGCCGGCCGCGACGGCATCAACGGCACCGCCGCCAAGGGCCTGACCGGCGAAGGCTACGAAGGCCATTATTTCTGGGACACCGAAGCCTTCATGCTGCCGGTGATGGTCTACACCGCCCCGGAAGTGGCGCGCGCCATGCTGCACGCGCGCTACCAGGCGCTGGAGCCGGCGCGCCGGCATGCGCGCGAGATGAACCACGCCCACGGCGCGCTGTTCCCCTGGCGCACCATCACCGGCGGCGAATGCTCGGCGCACTACCCCTCGGGCTCGGCCGCGTACCACATCAACGCCGCGGTCGCCTACGCGATCGGGCTGTACTTCGACGCCACCGAAGAACTGGACTTCCTGCTCGAAAGCGGCGCCGAGATCCTGTTCGAGACCGCGCGCATCTGGCCGCAGATCGGCCATTTCGACGCCCGCCGCGGCGGCGCGTTCTGCATCCACGAGGTCACCGGCCCGGACGAGTACACCGCCCTGGTCGACAACAATTTCTACACCAACCGCATGGCCCAGCAGCACCTGCTGCGCGCCGCGCAGGTCTGGCGGCTGCTGCAGGAGCAGCGCCCGCAACAGGCCCAGGCGCTGGCCGCGCGGCTGCGCCTGCAGCCGCACGAGGCGGCGCTGTGGCAACGCGCCGGCGAGGCGATGTTCCTGCACTACGACCAGGCGCTGGGCGTCTACGCCCAGGACGACACCTTCCTGAGCAAGCCGCGCTGGCCGTTCCCGCGCCGCGAAGGCGAGCACCGCCCGCTGTTGCTGGATTTCCATCCGCTGACCCTGTACCGGCACCAGATCTGCAAGCAGGCCGACGTGGTCATGGCCCTGGTCCTGGCCGGCCACGACCTCCCGGCCGACGCCAAACGGCGCAGCTACGACTACTACGAAGCCGTCACCACCCACGACTCGACCCTGTCGGCATCGGTGTTCGGCATCCTCGCCAGCGAAGTCGGCCATGCCGCGCAGGCCGAGCGTTTCTTCAACGACAACCTGCGCGTCGACCTGGACGATCTGCACGGCAACACCGACCACGGCGTGCACATGGCCGCGCTGGCCGGCACCTGGCTCGGCCTGGGCGCCGGTTTCGCCGGCCTACGCAGCCACGAGGGCACGCTGCGCTTCGCCCCCACCCTGCCCGCCGGCTGGCGCGGCTACGGCTTCGGCCTGCGCTGGCGCGGCCGCCGCCTGCGCCTGCGGGTCGAGCGCGACGGGGTCGAATACCGCCTGCTCGACGGCGAGCCGCTGAGCATCGAGCACCAGGGCAGGCGCCTGGAACTGCGCGTCGAGCAGCCGCAGCGCGCCGAGCTGGCCGCGCCCGGCGGCCCGGTGCGGCAGGCCTTCCCGCGCCCCGCGCAGGCGTTGATCTTCGATCTCGACGGCGTCCTCACCGACACCGCCCAGACCCATTACCGGGCCTGGAAGCGCATGGCCGACGAGGAAGGCCTGCCGTTCGACCAGCACGTCAACGAACAACTCAAGGGCGTCGACCGGATGGCGTCGCTGGAAATCATCCTGCGCCATGCCGGGCGGGTGCTCGGCGCCGAGGCCAAGCGCGCGCTGGCCGAGCGCAAGAACGCCTACTACGTCGAAGCGATCGCCTCGGTGACCCCGGCCGACCTGTTCCCCGGCGTCGCCGCGCTGCTGCAACGGGCGCGCGCGCGCGGGCTCAAGCTCGGCCTGGCTTCGGCCAGCCGCAACGCCGCCGCGCTGCTGGAACGGCTCGGCATCGCCCAGCGCTTCGATTACGTCGCCGACTCGGCGCGGATCGCCCGCGCCAAGCCCGAGCCCGACATCTTCCTCGACGTCGCCGCCGCGCTCGGCGTGGCGCCGGCGCAATGCATCGGCATCGAGGATGCCGCCGCCGGCGTGGTCGCGATCAAGCGCGCCGGCATGGCCGCGGTCGGCATCGGCGACCCGGCCAGCCTGACCGACGCCGACGCCTGTCTCGGCGAGATCGCCGCCTTCGACCTGGACGCCTTCGTTTCGCCCTGACCGCGCGCGGCACGCACCGCCGCGGCAGATCCGACCGCCAACCGCAATCCGAGCAAGAGAACTTTCAGATGAGTGGGGAGAACACCATGCAACGCGCATCGTCCAAGCAAGCTCGCCTGATCCGTTACGCCCTGTCCGCGGCGATCGCCGCCGCCCTGGCGCCGGGCGCCGTCCTGGCCCAGGAGCCGGCCGCGCCGGCGCCCACCGCGCAGGAACCCGCGCCGGCGGCGCCCGCCGCAGCGTCCGACAGCAAGGAAGCGGCCACCACCCTCGACGCGATCGTGGTCAGCGGCACCGCGCGCTTCAAGGGCCTGCGCAAGCGCGACGCCAGCTTCTCGATCACCACCGCCTCGCTGGAGCAGATCCAGGAAGCGGTGCCGCTGAGCACCGCCGACGCGCTCAAGGTCGTGCCCGGCGTGTGGGCCGAATCGGCCGGCGGCAGCACCGGCGCCAACATCTTCGTCCGCGGCATGCCTTCGGAAGGCGATGCCCCGTTCGTGACCGTGCAGATGGACGGCGCGCCGCTGTACCCGCCGCCGACCCTGTCGTTCCTGGAGAACTCGACCCTGTTCCGGATGGACGACACGGTCGAACGGATGGAAGTGCTGCGCGGCGGCCCGAGCCCGATCTTCTCCAACGGCCAGCCCGGCGCGACGGTCAACTTCATCCAGAAGAAGGGCGGCGAAGAACCCGCCGGCAGCGTCCGCATCGGCCTGGGCAGCGACAACTTCCGCCGGGTCGACCTGTTCAACAGCGGCAAGCTCGGCGAAGGCTGGTACTACAGCGTCGGCGGCTTCTACCGGGTCACCGACGGCGTGCGCGACACCCAGTTCCCGGCCGACAAGGGCGGCCAGCTCAGCGCCACCCTGACCCACAGCTGGGACAGCGGCGAGGTCACCGTCTACGCCCGCCACACCGACGACAAGAACGCCTTCTTCACCCCGATCCCGCTGTTGTCGCGCAACAACGGCAGCAGCCTGTCGAGCTTCCCCGGCCTGGACGCGCAGACCGGCACCCTGCTCGGCAACGACTTCCGCCACGTCGAGATCCCGACCGGCCGCGGCACCAGCATCCGCCGCGACCTGGCCGAAGGCCGCGGCATCAACCTCGACGTGTTCGGCGCCTCGATGGACTTCTACGCCGGCGACTGGACCATCAGCGACCGGGTCAACTACGTCAGCGGCAGCGCCCCGACCAACGGCCTGTTCACCGGCGCCAGCCCCAAGCGCATGGCCGACTACATCGCCGGCTTCAACAGCGCCGGCACCGCCACCTACGTCAACGGCGGCGGCGCGGTCGACCCCAACCAGCAGGTGCTGACCGCCGGCTTCTGGGTGGTCGACAAGGAACTCGAATCCTTCACCAACGACCTGCGCTTCAGCCGCGACCTGTTCGAGGGCAACACCTTCACCGCCGGCGTCTACTACGCGCGCTACTCGTCCAAGGACACCTGGTACCTCGGCAACAACATGCTGCTGACCGCGCAGAACAACGCGCGCCGGATCAACCTGACCCTGGCCGACGGCCGCCAGGTCACCCGCGACGGTTTCGTCGGCACCTCGTTCTTCTCCCTGCGCGGCGACTACGACGGCCAGAACACCGCGGTGTTCCTCGCCGACGAATGGCAGATCAACGACCGCCTGCGTCTGGACGGCGGCGTGCGCTACGAGTGGCAGCAGGTCGACGGCACCGTGCACGACGTGGCCACGGTCGACCTGGACGGCAACCCGAACACCCTCTACGACAACGCCACCTCGATCTCGCTGCCGAGCAGCCGCCGGATCGACCAGGACGACCACCACTTCTCCTGGACCCTGGGCCTGAACTACAAGCTCAACGACACCAGCAGCGTGTTCGCCCGCGCCAACTCGGGCTACAAGCTGCCGGCGTTCGACAACCTGCGCGACGGCAACACCAAGATCCAGGAAATCGACCAGTACGAGCTCGGCTTCAAGTCCGGCAACAACGTCTACGACCTGTACCTGACCGCGTTCTACAACAAGTTCACCAACTCGCCGTTCCAGGCCTTCCTCGACGACGGCACCAACTTCACCACCGTCGGCGACTCGCGCGCCTACGGCGTGGAAGTGGAAGGCGCGGTGCGGCCGATCGGCGGCCTGGAGCTGGCCCTGACCGGGATCTGGCTGGACGCGCAGTACGAGAACTACCGCGAGTTCACCGGCAACCAGGTGATGCGCCAGCCCAAGCAGCAGTTCCGCTTCACCCCCAGCTATTTCTGGAACCTGCCGTTCGGCGACCTGAAGATCTTCGCCACCTACTCGCACATCGGCGACCGCTACGCCGACCTGGCCAACACCCAGAAGCTGCCGTCCTACGACACCCTGGACGTGGGCGCCAACCTGCACGTCGGCGAGAACTGGGAGTTCGCCTTCACCGGCAGCAACGTCACCAACGAGCTGGGCCTGACCGAAGGCAACGTGCGCGTGCCCGGCGCGGCCACCGGCGGCGTGTTCATGGGCCGTCCGCTGGCCGGGCGTTCCTACCTGTTCTCGGCCGCCTACCGCTGGTGATCCGGCGTCCGCGCCGCCGCTCGGCGGCGCGGCGCTAGCGGGGCCGCCGCGCGCGGCCCCGGCCCCCGGCTTACCTCACCGTTCGCGACGGCCGGCGCTCGTGGCTGCCGCCCTCCCCCTCTCTCCGGCGTCCGCACTTGGCAAGCCGCCGCGAACGGTCTTTTATTAGCTCGCTCCGGCCCCGCGCCGGAGCGCTCACCGGAGCCACGCCCGCATGAACCGAGGCCGCATGATCCTGGCGATGATCCTCACCTACATGGTGTTCGGGATCCTGCTCAACAGCGTCGGCACGGTGATCCTGCAGTCGATCCAGGGCTTCGGCATCGACAAGGGCCAGGCCAGCATCCTGGAAGCGTTCAAGGACCTGCCGATCGCGATCGTGTCGTTCCTGACCGCGGCGCTGATGCCGCGGCTGGGCTACCGCCGGGCGATGATGCTCGGCCTGGCCCTGGTCGGCGCGGCCTGCGCGCTGATGCCGCTGCTGGCCTCGTTCTGGATGACCAAGCTGCTGTTCGCCGCGACCGGCATGGCCTTCGCCCTGGTCAAGGTCTCGGTGTATTCCTCGATCGGCCTGCTGACCGAGGGCAAGCAACAGCACGCCAGCCTGACCAGCACCATCGAGGGCTGGTTCATGGTCGGCGTGCTCGCCGGCTACTGGATCTTCGCCTGGTTCATCGATCCGCAATCGCCCGGCGATCCGGTCTGGCTGCGGGTGTACTGGCTGCTGGCGGCGGTATGCGCGGCGATCGTGCTGCTGCTGGCCGGCTCGCACCTGGACGAACGCGCCGCGCGCGACGGCCATGCCGCCGGCGACTCCTTCCTCGACATGTTCCGCCTGGTCGCCCAGCCGCTGGTCGCGGTGTTCCTGGCTTCGGCCTTCCTGTACGTGCTGATCGAGCAGAGCGTCGGCACCTGGCTGCCGACCTTCAACCGCGAAATCCTGCACCTGCCGACCACGATGAGCGTGCAGGCGGCGAGCATCTTCGCCGTGTCGCTGGCGCTGGGCCGGCTCGGCGCCGGCCTGGCCCTGCGCCGGGTGCCCTGGCACTGGCTGCTGATGACCTGCGTGGCGGCGATGGCGGCGCTGGTGGTGGTGGCCCTGCCGCTGGCCGGCGACGCGCGGCCGAACCCGGCCATGACCTGGGCGCACGCGCCGCTGGCGGCCTATGTGTTCCCGCTGATCGGCCTGTTCATGGCGCCGATTTATCCGGCGATCAACTCGGTGGTGCTGAGTTCACTGCCGAAGTCGCGGCATGCGGCGATGACCGGCCTGATCGTGGTGTTCTCCGCCCTCGGCGGCACCACCGGCTCGTTCATCACCGGACAATTGTTCGCCCGCATCGGCGGCGGCACCGCGTTCTACTTGTCGCTGCTGCCGATGGCGCTGCTGCTGTTGGCGATCGCCTTGCTCAAGCGGCAGAGCGGGCGCGCCGAAGCCGCGGTCGCGGCGGCGGCTTGAACGACGGCCGCCTCTGCGGCGCGGCCGACCGCCCCTTGTTCGTCATGCCCGCGAAGGCGGGCATCCAGAGGCTTCAGAGTCATGCTGCGGTGAAGCGCTCAGAGGCTTCAAAGTCCTCTCGCGATGCAGCCCTGGATCCCCGCGTTCGCGGGGATGACGGCAGGTGGGTTTCGCCGCGGGCTGCCAAGCCGTCGTGCCCGCGATGGCGGGCCTCGGCTCCAGCCGGATCGGGCTTACTCTTCCAGCAGCACGTAGTCGCCCTTCGTGCCCCAGCGCTTGCCGACCCGCGCGCACAGCTTGCCGTCGCAACGGGTCAAGGCGCCCGTGCGCGAGGCTTCCAGGATGTCGGCGCCGAACTTGGCGCGTTCGATCTCGCGCATGGATTTGCGGGCGAAATAGACGCTGGCGCCGACCGCCAGCACCGAACCGACCAGCAGCGCGACCACGCCCTTGTACAGCAGGTGCTGCTGCGAGCGCAGCAGCGACTTGCGCTGTTCTTCCAGCGCCTGCGCCGCGCGCTGGGCGGTCTCCGCGCTTTCGCGCAACTGCGCGCCGATCGGGGCGAAGGTCTGTTCGGCGCCGCGGCCGATGGCTTCCTGGGTCTGGGCGCGCACGGCCTGGGCGATCTGCTGCCCCAGCAATTCGGCGCCGGCGCCCATGCCTTGCGCGGTGCGTTGCAACTCGTCGGCGCTGCGGTCGACGTGCTGGACCGCACGTTCGCTTTGTTCCTGCAGATGCTGGGCGAAAATCGCCAGGTCGGCGGCGAGGCGTTTCAGGTCTTGCGCGTCCTGCACGAGGATCTCCGTAAGCGTGCTTTTGAAAACATGATCTTGAAAACGTGCTTCTGAAAAACGTGCCTTTGAAAAGCTCGCTCTTCAAAAACGTGATGTTGAAAAACGTGATGTTGAGAAACGTGTCGGCGAAAACGCGATCTTAAAACGTTTGCTTGAGAACGTGCCGACTGAAGAATCGTGTCGAAGAACCCGTCCCCTACGGCCCCGGCAAGCGCGGCGCGGGCGGCGCCGGAGACTGCGCGGCTTGCTGGGTCGGCGCGGGCGCCGGCTGGACCTCCGGCGCCGGCGCCCGTTCGGCGCTACGGGCCTGGGCGTTCTGATCCTGCTGGCGCTGCTGCTCCTGTTGCTGCCGATACTGCTCGCGGCCGCCCTGCAGCCAGGCCTGGCCGGATTCGGACTGGGCGTAATCCTGGGTCGCAGCGCGGAAGCCGGCATTGTCGCGGTTGCGCGCGGCTTCGACCATCCGCTCGAAGCTGCGCTCGACCTCGTCGCCGCCCTGCGCGCGAGCGCCCGGAGCCTGGCCGCCTTGCACTTGAATGGGCTGGCCGGCGTCCAGCGCGCCCAGCCGCACCGGCGCGGCGCCGATCGGCACTCCGCGACGCTCGAAACGCACGTCCAGCTCGGGATCGATCGGTTCCTTGCGGTAAGGATCGGCCACCGAACCGTCCTTGTGCTGCTGCTTGCTCGCGACCAGGTCGACCCGGTCGCGTTCGCCGTCGCGGAAGTCGCGGGTGGTGTAGAAGAACTGGTGCTTGTCCGAACGATGGACGACGTTGAACGAGGGGTCGTCCGGCTCGACCCGCTTGGCCAGCAACGGCCGGTCGCTGAGGCTGTTGAGGTAGTCGGTCATCAGGTTGCCGCTGCGGATCGACAGGCCGTTGAGCTCGTAGCTGCCGCCGATGTTGCTGTGCGCGCCGCCGACGGTGACGTTGAGGAAGCGCGATTCCTCGGTGAAGCCGGGCCGCAGCAGGCTGGTCGACTTGAACTGGTCGCGGCGCTCGTCCTCGGCGGTGATCTGGAAGCCGGACACCACCGACGGCGGCAGGCGCCGATCGTGCAGGCGCGGCTCGCCGGTGCCGACCGGATCGAACAGCCCTACCGCCTGCGCCACCTGGCCCGGCGGCACCAGCGGCGGCTTGGTGTATTCGACGCCGACGATGTTGCCGTCGCCGTCCTGACGGTACTTGGCGCCGCTCGGATCCTGGATGCCGCGCTCGTGGACCAGGCGCGCGAACGCCGCTTCCTGCTCGGCGCCGCGGCTGAAACCGATCCCGGCGACGCTGATCCGCGCCTGCGGGTCTTCGCGCAGCCATTGCTTGGACTGCTCGGCGAACTGGCGGTACATCTGCTCCACGCGCGGCTCGAAGGTATGGCCGGTGGCCATGTCGCGGGTGCTCTTGAACCAGCCGTCCTGGGTGCCGGGGCCCTCGACATAGCCGTAGCCGACGTTGCGGTGCAGGCCGGCTTCGAGCTGCTGGACCACGTTGGCGACGTTGGTGTGGTTCTTGGGGTCGTCCTTGTACATGCTGTTGCCGGTGCCGTCGAACGCGGCCACGAACAAACGCGCATGCGGGTCTTTCGAATCCAGCAGCAACGGCGACTGCAGCCGCGCCAGTTCGGCGCTGGCCTCGCGGTAACTGTCCAGGTCGTGCCGGTCGGCGGGATAGGTCTTGACCCCGTCCGGATGCTTTCCACCGCCCATCGCAAACTCTCCTTAGTTCTGCGGCCCGCGAGGGCGGTCAGTAGCTGCGGCTGAACACCTTG includes:
- the pgmB gene encoding beta-phosphoglucomutase produces the protein MTQPQALPSSPDAAADAWLLRQRGFDPARRRRDETLFALANGSLGVRGGFEEADGGSDGSFLASVYEKHPIHYHERFPGFARNTDTRLPVADGQRIAVWLGAQRLEPDRAQWLEFERSLDLRRGRSARRLRLRTAQGQTVQIHAERVLPFDSGHEGVDLLAIRYRVESIDYTGPLSLVSAIECGHQAAEQGDDPRIGVASAEGLKLLSAHADTHGAHVLQSTRRSNLRVVCAQGHRSGAGLDAAQAEVDGDAVRQRYEAQLQPGQSASLEKFVAYLSHNDETGLVQRAQRALEDAAALGFDALAARQAAALARFWGGAELSIDGDAAAEQALRFNLFHLLQSAGRDGINGTAAKGLTGEGYEGHYFWDTEAFMLPVMVYTAPEVARAMLHARYQALEPARRHAREMNHAHGALFPWRTITGGECSAHYPSGSAAYHINAAVAYAIGLYFDATEELDFLLESGAEILFETARIWPQIGHFDARRGGAFCIHEVTGPDEYTALVDNNFYTNRMAQQHLLRAAQVWRLLQEQRPQQAQALAARLRLQPHEAALWQRAGEAMFLHYDQALGVYAQDDTFLSKPRWPFPRREGEHRPLLLDFHPLTLYRHQICKQADVVMALVLAGHDLPADAKRRSYDYYEAVTTHDSTLSASVFGILASEVGHAAQAERFFNDNLRVDLDDLHGNTDHGVHMAALAGTWLGLGAGFAGLRSHEGTLRFAPTLPAGWRGYGFGLRWRGRRLRLRVERDGVEYRLLDGEPLSIEHQGRRLELRVEQPQRAELAAPGGPVRQAFPRPAQALIFDLDGVLTDTAQTHYRAWKRMADEEGLPFDQHVNEQLKGVDRMASLEIILRHAGRVLGAEAKRALAERKNAYYVEAIASVTPADLFPGVAALLQRARARGLKLGLASASRNAAALLERLGIAQRFDYVADSARIARAKPEPDIFLDVAAALGVAPAQCIGIEDAAAGVVAIKRAGMAAVGIGDPASLTDADACLGEIAAFDLDAFVSP
- a CDS encoding TonB-dependent receptor, yielding MQRASSKQARLIRYALSAAIAAALAPGAVLAQEPAAPAPTAQEPAPAAPAAASDSKEAATTLDAIVVSGTARFKGLRKRDASFSITTASLEQIQEAVPLSTADALKVVPGVWAESAGGSTGANIFVRGMPSEGDAPFVTVQMDGAPLYPPPTLSFLENSTLFRMDDTVERMEVLRGGPSPIFSNGQPGATVNFIQKKGGEEPAGSVRIGLGSDNFRRVDLFNSGKLGEGWYYSVGGFYRVTDGVRDTQFPADKGGQLSATLTHSWDSGEVTVYARHTDDKNAFFTPIPLLSRNNGSSLSSFPGLDAQTGTLLGNDFRHVEIPTGRGTSIRRDLAEGRGINLDVFGASMDFYAGDWTISDRVNYVSGSAPTNGLFTGASPKRMADYIAGFNSAGTATYVNGGGAVDPNQQVLTAGFWVVDKELESFTNDLRFSRDLFEGNTFTAGVYYARYSSKDTWYLGNNMLLTAQNNARRINLTLADGRQVTRDGFVGTSFFSLRGDYDGQNTAVFLADEWQINDRLRLDGGVRYEWQQVDGTVHDVATVDLDGNPNTLYDNATSISLPSSRRIDQDDHHFSWTLGLNYKLNDTSSVFARANSGYKLPAFDNLRDGNTKIQEIDQYELGFKSGNNVYDLYLTAFYNKFTNSPFQAFLDDGTNFTTVGDSRAYGVEVEGAVRPIGGLELALTGIWLDAQYENYREFTGNQVMRQPKQQFRFTPSYFWNLPFGDLKIFATYSHIGDRYADLANTQKLPSYDTLDVGANLHVGENWEFAFTGSNVTNELGLTEGNVRVPGAATGGVFMGRPLAGRSYLFSAAYRW
- a CDS encoding serine hydrolase domain-containing protein, producing MTRHLMACALIACLLAAPARAQAPTDPELRRLAAAIENGLRPSVAKPGVEVPSWTLQQRMAHYKVPGVAIAIVKDGRLAYAAGYGVREAGGADAVDADTLFSVGSVSKMITAATSLRLVAQGRLELDRDVNGYLKSWRIPQAPGIADPKVSLRMLLSHTSGLSVHGFEDYLPGEPLPSLVQTLDGVAPAKNQPIRLQRTPGARSEYSGGGIMVAQQLIEDVAGQPLDAVARGQVFEPLGMRRSTFQDPLQAGRDNIAKAHDRNGALAALPRGWESFPEQAASGLWTSAHDLGAFVGALIRSYRGEGGLLPQSLTIEMMTEVSPGTRGLGPELLGSGRARRFTHNGDNENYHAVIEGYPETGYGFAILTNGKNAKGLRGEIRNAISDALADGVKPLIRPIALELGAPVQAAYAGSYRLDPALPMDVRGALADGFDYPSLQVRVADGTLVVDLPGGPTAASLLPLSPSRFAAPGLNVELEFHRNAHGAVHAVSASVGSARAYYRRETASAASLGRGL
- a CDS encoding LacI family DNA-binding transcriptional regulator; this encodes MSRPRASQPTRKAGEPLTMADLAELAGVSAITVSRALRDSPLVNPETRARIKQLAEQQGYQFNISARNLRLRRSMTVAVVVEMKPTVERQMSGSYPLDLLGGISQELTSAGYSVLLTSLQGGSLPSVQAADGVILLGQGAHEDAMHEVQRWGRPMVVWGAVSRHETQVVVGSDNLRGGKLAAERFLALGRRRPVFLGDSAHGEFAERLEGFGSTLAEHGIVPLTPQVANFTVSAGAQAVHSLLDEQPQFDALFAASDLLAIGAIRALIERGRRVPEDVSVIGYDDTPLGATYLPPLTSIHQNFVDAGVLLARKILALIEGRPAQSEILPTHLVARVT